In Burkholderia gladioli, a genomic segment contains:
- a CDS encoding phosphatidylglycerophosphatase A, producing the protein MRDVHDIHEIREIHDDARPAPRRASAPFMRSHPLHLVSLGFGTGLAPFAPGLVGSLFGWLSFVALAPHLSPARWLVLIAAGFALGLVATHYTARALGGGRPRAIVWDQILATWIVMLLVTPASFGQQLAAFVLLRLVLRLRPPPMRRFDRRFDHRFDHRLKAGFGIMIDDLVAAFLTLLAIATWHAVFSTPG; encoded by the coding sequence GTGCGGGACGTCCACGACATCCACGAGATTCGCGAAATCCACGACGACGCGCGGCCGGCGCCGCGCCGCGCCAGCGCGCCCTTCATGCGCTCGCATCCGCTGCACCTGGTCTCGCTAGGTTTCGGCACCGGCCTCGCGCCTTTCGCGCCCGGCCTGGTCGGTTCGTTGTTCGGCTGGCTCAGCTTCGTCGCGCTGGCGCCGCACCTGAGCCCGGCCCGCTGGCTCGTGCTGATCGCCGCCGGCTTCGCGCTCGGCCTGGTCGCCACGCACTACACGGCCCGCGCGCTCGGCGGCGGGCGGCCGCGCGCGATCGTCTGGGACCAGATCCTCGCCACCTGGATCGTGATGCTGCTGGTCACGCCGGCCAGCTTCGGCCAGCAACTGGCCGCCTTCGTGCTGCTGCGCCTGGTGCTGCGGCTCAGGCCGCCGCCGATGCGTCGCTTTGACCGCCGCTTCGATCACCGCTTCGATCACCGTTTGAAAGCTGGCTTTGGCATCATGATCGACGACCTGGTCGCCGCGTTCCTCACCCTGCTCGCGATCGCGACCTGGCACGCGGTGTTTTCCACCCCTGGCTGA
- a CDS encoding NADP-dependent malic enzyme yields the protein MSTKSSPKADLRAAALDYHEFPTPGKIAVQPTKQMINQRDLALAYSPGVAFACEEIVENPLNAARFTSRSNLVGVVTNGTAVLGLGNIGPLASKPVMEGKAALFKKFAGIDVFDIELNESDPHKLVDVIAALEPTFGGINLEDIKAPDCFIVERECRKRMKIPVFHDDQHGTAIVVAAAVTNGLKVVGKDIKQVKLVASGAGAAALACLDLLVDIGLPLENIYVTDLAGVVYKGRAELMDPDKERFARETEARTLAEVIDGADIFLGLSAAGVLKQEMVKGMAERPLILALANPTPEILPEVAHEVRPDAILATGRTDYPNQVNNVLCFPFIFRGALDVGATTITREMEIAAVNAIAELAQQEQSDIVATAYGIEDISFGPEYLIPKPFDPRLIVKIAPAVAKAAMEGGVATRPIEDMDAYVQHLQQFVYHSGNTMKPVFQVARSAPAEKKRVVFAEGEEERVLRAVQILIDENVAKPILIGRPNVIENRIKRFGLRITPGVDFTIVNTEHDERYRDFWQTYYQLMARKGMGQQLAKLEMRRRTTLIGAMLVKKGEADGMICGTISTTHRHLHFVDQVIGKREGCSVYAAMNGLVLPGRQIFIVDTHVNVDPTPEQLAEITMMAAEEVRRFGIEPKVALLSHSNFGTSNAPTAAKMRETLAILRELAPGLEVDGEMHGDVALDPVLRKEILPDSTLEGEANLLVLPNIDAANIAYNLLKTAAGNNIAIGPILLGAAQPVHVLTESATVRRIVNMAALLVADVNATR from the coding sequence ATGTCCACCAAGTCCTCCCCCAAAGCCGACCTGCGCGCCGCCGCCCTCGATTACCACGAATTCCCGACGCCGGGCAAAATCGCCGTCCAGCCAACCAAGCAGATGATCAACCAGCGCGATTTGGCGCTGGCCTATTCGCCGGGCGTGGCCTTCGCCTGCGAGGAGATCGTCGAGAACCCGCTGAACGCTGCGCGCTTCACCTCGCGCAGCAACCTGGTGGGCGTGGTCACCAACGGCACCGCCGTGCTCGGCCTGGGCAACATCGGCCCGCTCGCCTCGAAGCCGGTGATGGAAGGCAAGGCCGCGCTGTTCAAGAAGTTCGCCGGCATCGACGTGTTCGACATCGAGCTGAACGAATCCGACCCGCACAAGCTGGTCGACGTGATCGCCGCGCTGGAGCCGACCTTCGGCGGCATCAACCTCGAGGACATCAAGGCGCCGGACTGCTTCATCGTCGAGCGCGAGTGCCGCAAGCGCATGAAGATCCCGGTGTTCCACGACGACCAGCACGGCACCGCGATCGTGGTGGCGGCGGCCGTCACCAACGGCCTGAAGGTGGTCGGCAAGGACATCAAGCAGGTCAAGCTGGTCGCCTCGGGCGCCGGCGCGGCCGCGCTGGCCTGCCTGGACCTGCTGGTCGACATCGGCCTGCCGCTCGAGAACATCTACGTGACCGATCTGGCGGGCGTGGTCTACAAGGGCCGCGCCGAGCTGATGGACCCGGACAAGGAGCGTTTCGCGCGCGAGACCGAGGCGCGCACGCTGGCCGAGGTGATCGACGGCGCGGATATCTTCCTGGGCCTGTCGGCCGCCGGCGTGCTCAAGCAGGAGATGGTCAAGGGCATGGCCGAGCGCCCGCTGATCCTCGCGCTGGCCAACCCGACGCCGGAAATCCTGCCCGAGGTGGCCCATGAAGTGCGCCCGGACGCGATCCTCGCGACGGGCCGCACCGACTACCCGAACCAGGTCAACAACGTCCTCTGCTTCCCGTTCATCTTCCGCGGCGCGCTGGATGTCGGCGCGACCACCATCACGCGCGAGATGGAAATCGCCGCCGTGAACGCGATCGCCGAACTGGCCCAGCAGGAGCAGAGCGATATCGTGGCGACCGCCTACGGCATCGAGGACATCTCCTTCGGCCCCGAATACCTGATCCCGAAGCCCTTCGACCCGCGCCTGATCGTCAAGATCGCGCCGGCGGTGGCCAAGGCGGCGATGGAAGGCGGCGTGGCCACGCGCCCGATCGAGGACATGGACGCCTACGTCCAGCATCTGCAGCAGTTCGTCTACCACAGCGGCAACACCATGAAGCCGGTGTTCCAGGTGGCGCGCAGCGCCCCGGCCGAGAAGAAGCGCGTGGTGTTCGCCGAGGGCGAGGAGGAGCGCGTGCTGCGCGCGGTGCAGATCCTGATCGACGAGAACGTCGCCAAGCCGATCCTGATCGGCCGCCCGAACGTGATCGAGAACCGCATCAAGCGCTTCGGCCTGCGCATCACGCCGGGCGTCGACTTCACCATCGTCAACACCGAGCACGACGAGCGCTACCGCGATTTCTGGCAGACCTACTACCAGTTGATGGCGCGCAAGGGCATGGGCCAGCAGCTCGCCAAGCTGGAGATGCGCCGCCGCACCACCCTGATCGGCGCGATGCTGGTCAAGAAGGGCGAGGCCGACGGCATGATCTGCGGCACCATCAGCACCACGCATCGCCACCTGCACTTCGTCGACCAGGTGATCGGCAAGCGCGAGGGCTGCAGCGTCTACGCCGCGATGAACGGGCTGGTCCTGCCGGGTCGCCAGATCTTCATCGTCGACACGCACGTCAACGTCGATCCGACCCCGGAGCAACTGGCCGAGATCACCATGATGGCGGCCGAGGAAGTGCGCCGCTTCGGCATCGAGCCGAAGGTCGCGCTGCTCTCGCACTCGAACTTCGGCACCAGCAACGCGCCGACCGCGGCGAAGATGCGCGAGACGCTGGCGATCCTGAGGGAACTCGCGCCGGGCCTGGAAGTGGACGGCGAAATGCACGGCGACGTGGCGCTCGACCCGGTGCTGCGCAAGGAAATCCTGCCGGATTCGACGCTCGAGGGCGAGGCGAACCTGCTGGTGCTGCCGAACATCGACGCGGCCAATATCGCCTACAACCTGCTGAAGACGGCAGCCGGCAACAACATCGCGATCGGGCCGATCCTGCTCGGCGCGGCGCAGCCGGTGCATGTGCTGACCGAATCGGCGACGGTGCGCCGGATCGTCAACATGGCGGCCCTGCTGGTGGCCGACGTCAACGCGACGCGCTGA
- the thiL gene encoding thiamine-phosphate kinase yields MAASPLSEFSLIDRYFARRAQRSGARAVLGIGDDCALLAPKAGTMLAISTDMLVEGRHFFPEVPPRALGHKTLAVNLSDLAAMGAQPRAFTLAFALPRADADWLDAFADGLFTIADRHGCELVGGDTTSGPLNLCVTVFGDVGPDRALRRDAARAGDEVWVSGTLGDARAGLGVARGEWTAGEAEAAAFRRALEWPEPRVALGLALAGVAHAALDLSDGLAGDLRHILERSRVAAEIDVDAVPRSAALATLAPELQRTCTLAGGDDYELCFTAPAGAYSAVLAAAETAGVPVTRIGTIRALATGEAPGVHWRDGQGAPLSLTLHGFDHFHDEQ; encoded by the coding sequence GTGGCCGCCTCCCCGTTGTCCGAATTCTCCCTGATCGACCGCTATTTCGCGCGCCGCGCGCAGCGCTCCGGCGCGCGCGCCGTACTCGGCATCGGCGACGATTGCGCCCTGCTGGCGCCCAAGGCCGGCACGATGCTGGCGATTTCGACGGACATGCTGGTGGAAGGCCGCCATTTCTTCCCCGAGGTGCCGCCGCGCGCGCTCGGCCACAAGACGCTGGCCGTCAATCTCTCGGACCTCGCCGCGATGGGCGCCCAGCCGCGCGCCTTCACGCTCGCCTTCGCGCTGCCGCGCGCCGATGCCGACTGGCTCGACGCGTTCGCCGACGGTTTGTTTACGATCGCCGATCGCCATGGCTGCGAGCTGGTCGGCGGCGATACCACCAGCGGGCCGCTCAATCTCTGCGTGACCGTGTTCGGCGACGTCGGCCCCGATCGCGCGCTGCGCCGCGACGCGGCGCGCGCGGGAGACGAGGTCTGGGTTTCGGGCACGCTAGGCGACGCGCGCGCCGGGCTGGGCGTGGCGCGCGGCGAATGGACGGCCGGCGAGGCCGAGGCTGCGGCATTTCGCCGCGCACTCGAATGGCCCGAGCCGCGCGTCGCGCTCGGCCTGGCGCTGGCCGGCGTGGCGCATGCCGCGCTGGACCTCTCCGACGGGCTGGCCGGCGACCTGCGCCACATCCTCGAGCGTTCGCGGGTGGCGGCCGAGATCGACGTCGACGCGGTCCCGCGCTCGGCGGCACTGGCCACGCTCGCGCCCGAGTTGCAGCGCACCTGCACGCTGGCCGGCGGCGACGACTACGAACTCTGCTTCACCGCGCCGGCCGGGGCGTACTCGGCCGTGCTGGCCGCTGCCGAGACGGCCGGCGTGCCGGTCACGCGGATCGGCACGATCCGCGCGCTGGCCACGGGCGAGGCGCCCGGGGTCCACTGGCGCGACGGCCAGGGCGCGCCGCTGTCGCTGACCCTGCATGGCTTCGACCACTTCCATGACGAGCAATGA
- a CDS encoding aldose 1-epimerase has protein sequence MTSSTLGSSSSPAAARTRRARLAAAAQPVSPGPQTASIAQGVLAAADAAVTLASPELRLDVVPHLGGGVARFDWRGDGATTPIFRGCEHVEAGTDPNALGCYPLLPYSNRIGAGAFDCEGRRVEVPRNRSGEPLPIHGDGWLARWQIDDLSATELQLSLDRRQGSPYAYRATQSYALDGASLTIALAIENCGPERLPFGLGVHPFIVRDERTELAAAANGLWLSGPDWLPRRHVNVPPAWQFGIAYPLPSTLVNHAFTGWGGRATVAWPTRGLSMAIESDADCYVLYTPPGERFFCFEPVDHPINAVNLPGGADAHGMTLLGPGERLTRRFRFTVERADPRAGAPKAAEQGAEKTAGKAAETR, from the coding sequence ATGACGAGCTCGACACTGGGCAGTTCTTCCTCGCCGGCCGCCGCGCGCACGCGGCGCGCGCGCCTGGCGGCCGCCGCGCAGCCGGTCAGCCCCGGCCCGCAGACCGCGAGCATCGCGCAAGGCGTGCTGGCGGCGGCTGACGCGGCCGTCACGCTGGCCAGCCCGGAATTGCGGCTCGACGTGGTGCCGCATCTGGGCGGCGGCGTCGCGCGCTTCGACTGGCGCGGCGACGGCGCCACCACGCCGATCTTCCGCGGCTGCGAGCACGTCGAGGCGGGCACCGACCCGAACGCGCTCGGCTGCTACCCGCTGCTGCCTTATTCGAACCGGATCGGCGCGGGCGCCTTCGATTGCGAGGGGCGCCGCGTGGAGGTGCCGCGCAACCGCAGCGGCGAGCCGCTGCCGATCCATGGCGACGGCTGGCTCGCGCGCTGGCAGATCGACGATCTCTCGGCCACCGAGCTGCAACTGTCGCTGGACCGCCGCCAGGGCAGCCCCTATGCCTATCGCGCCACCCAGTCCTACGCGCTGGACGGCGCCAGCCTGACGATCGCGCTGGCGATCGAGAACTGCGGGCCCGAACGGCTGCCGTTCGGGCTCGGCGTGCATCCCTTCATCGTGCGCGACGAGCGCACCGAGCTGGCGGCGGCCGCCAACGGGCTGTGGCTGTCCGGCCCCGACTGGCTGCCGCGCCGCCATGTGAACGTGCCGCCTGCCTGGCAGTTCGGCATCGCCTATCCGCTGCCCTCGACCCTGGTCAACCATGCCTTCACGGGCTGGGGCGGGCGCGCCACGGTGGCCTGGCCCACGCGCGGCCTGAGCATGGCGATCGAGTCGGATGCCGACTGCTACGTGCTCTACACGCCGCCGGGCGAGCGCTTCTTCTGCTTCGAGCCGGTCGATCACCCGATCAACGCGGTGAACCTGCCGGGCGGCGCCGACGCGCACGGCATGACCCTGCTCGGGCCCGGCGAGCGCCTGACGCGGCGCTTCCGCTTCACGGTGGAGCGCGCCGATCCGCGCGCGGGCGCGCCCAAGGCGGCGGAACAGGGCGCCGAAAAAACGGCTGGAAAAGCGGCCGAAACGCGCTGA
- the araH gene encoding L-arabinose ABC transporter permease AraH, with protein MQARENLTQAAAKTAAEALIPQKNDKQKWWQQVTDYSLIVIFAVMFVTMSVTVDHFFSIDNMLGLALSISQIGMVACTMMFCLASRDFDLSIGSTVAFSGVLCAMVLNATDNTFIAIVAAIAAGAAIGFVNGAVIAYLRINALITTLATMEIVRGLGFIVSHGQAVGVSSDTFIALGGLSLFGVSLPIWVTLLCFIVFGVMLNQTVYGRNTLAIGGNPEASRLAGINVERTRVWIFLVQGAVTALAGVILASRITSGQPNAAEGFELNVISACVLGGVSLLGGRATISGVVIGVLIMGTVENVMNLLNIDAFYQYLVRGAILLAAVLLDQLKNRGSRD; from the coding sequence ATGCAAGCCAGGGAAAATCTCACGCAGGCAGCCGCCAAGACCGCGGCCGAGGCCTTGATTCCGCAGAAGAACGACAAGCAGAAGTGGTGGCAGCAGGTCACCGACTACAGCCTGATCGTGATCTTCGCGGTGATGTTCGTCACCATGTCCGTGACGGTCGATCATTTCTTCTCGATCGACAACATGCTGGGTCTCGCGCTGTCGATCTCGCAGATCGGCATGGTGGCCTGCACCATGATGTTCTGTCTCGCCTCGCGCGACTTCGATCTCTCGATCGGCTCGACGGTGGCCTTCTCGGGCGTGCTCTGCGCGATGGTGCTCAACGCCACCGACAACACCTTCATCGCCATCGTCGCGGCGATCGCCGCCGGTGCCGCGATCGGCTTCGTGAACGGCGCCGTGATCGCCTACCTGCGCATCAACGCGCTGATCACCACCCTGGCCACCATGGAGATCGTGCGCGGCCTGGGCTTCATCGTCTCGCACGGGCAGGCGGTGGGCGTGTCCTCGGATACCTTCATCGCGCTGGGGGGCCTGAGCCTGTTCGGCGTGTCGCTGCCGATCTGGGTCACCCTGCTGTGCTTCATCGTGTTCGGCGTGATGCTCAACCAGACCGTCTACGGCCGCAACACGCTGGCCATCGGCGGCAACCCGGAAGCCTCGCGGCTGGCCGGCATCAACGTCGAGCGCACGCGCGTGTGGATCTTCCTGGTGCAGGGCGCGGTCACCGCACTGGCCGGCGTGATCCTCGCCTCGCGCATCACCTCGGGCCAGCCGAACGCGGCCGAGGGCTTCGAGCTGAACGTGATCTCGGCCTGCGTGCTGGGCGGCGTGTCCCTGCTCGGCGGGCGCGCCACCATCTCGGGCGTGGTGATCGGCGTGCTGATCATGGGCACGGTCGAGAACGTCATGAACCTGCTCAACATCGACGCGTTCTACCAGTACCTGGTGCGCGGCGCGATCCTGCTGGCGGCGGTGCTGCTCGACCAGTTGAAGAACCGCGGTTCGCGCGACTGA
- a CDS encoding barstar family protein: MSDTTYAHDTSAAADLFAAGDGNLFQRVMQLRAVAQGDTAPEAAPLRPDCPELSSTEEPMSLFATVRPNLVQSIRAFRVQDLADEAARLGQHFLFAYCGTAQSKQEVLETIATSFLFPKHFGKNYDALYDSLTDLVHKAGEQPGFVIVLEALPIAQKFDKEGRETLLDVFREAAEFWAERKIAFRVFYSFA; this comes from the coding sequence ATGAGCGACACCACCTACGCGCACGATACGTCGGCTGCGGCGGACCTGTTCGCAGCCGGCGACGGCAACCTGTTCCAACGTGTGATGCAGCTGCGCGCGGTCGCCCAGGGCGATACCGCGCCGGAGGCGGCACCCTTGCGGCCGGACTGCCCGGAGCTTTCATCAACCGAGGAGCCTATGAGTCTTTTCGCGACCGTGCGACCCAATCTCGTGCAGTCGATCCGCGCCTTCCGCGTGCAGGATCTCGCGGACGAGGCCGCCCGGCTGGGCCAGCATTTCCTGTTCGCCTATTGCGGCACCGCGCAGTCGAAGCAGGAAGTGCTGGAAACGATCGCGACCTCGTTCCTGTTCCCCAAGCATTTCGGCAAGAACTACGACGCGCTGTACGACAGCCTGACCGACCTGGTCCACAAGGCCGGCGAGCAGCCGGGCTTCGTGATCGTGCTGGAGGCGCTGCCGATCGCGCAGAAGTTCGACAAGGAGGGCCGCGAGACCCTGCTCGACGTGTTCCGCGAGGCCGCCGAGTTCTGGGCGGAGCGCAAGATCGCGTTTCGCGTGTTCTACTCGTTCGCCTGA
- the araG gene encoding L-arabinose ABC transporter ATP-binding protein AraG encodes MAAVLRFDNIGKVFPGVRALDGISFDVHGGQVHGLMGENGAGKSTLLKILGGEYQPDSGSVLVDGQPVRFASAAASIGAGIAVIHQELQYVPDLTVAENLLLGRLPNALGWVRKGDARRHVRERLQAMGVDLDPQAKLRKLSIAQRQMVEICKALMRNARVIALDEPTSSLSHRETEVLFKLVEDLRAEGRALIYISHRMDEIYRLCDACTIFRDGRRIASHAVLAEVPREQLVSQMVGREINDIYHYRPRPLGQTRLEVKALAGDALKAPADFSVRAGEIVGFFGLVGAGRSELMRVIYGADRKRGGALVLDGKPIEIRRTGDAIRHGIVLCPEDRKEEGIVAMATVAENINISCRRHSLRAGMFLNGRKEAETAERFIKLLKIKTPSRRQKIRFLSGGNQQKAILSRWLAEPDLKVVILDEPTRGIDVGAKNEIYQVIYELAERGCAIVMVSSELPEVLGVSDRIVVMREGRIAGEVTREGANEQVVLNLALPQGPAEQAA; translated from the coding sequence TTGGCTGCGGTTCTGCGTTTCGACAATATCGGCAAGGTCTTCCCCGGCGTGCGGGCACTCGACGGCATCTCGTTCGACGTGCACGGCGGGCAGGTCCATGGCCTCATGGGCGAGAACGGCGCGGGCAAGTCCACGCTGCTGAAGATTCTCGGCGGCGAATACCAGCCCGATTCGGGCAGCGTGCTGGTGGACGGCCAGCCGGTACGCTTCGCGAGCGCGGCGGCCTCGATCGGCGCCGGCATCGCGGTGATCCACCAGGAGCTGCAATACGTGCCCGACCTGACGGTGGCCGAGAACCTGCTGCTCGGGCGCCTGCCGAACGCGCTCGGCTGGGTGCGCAAGGGCGATGCGCGCCGCCACGTGCGTGAGCGCCTGCAGGCGATGGGCGTCGATCTCGATCCGCAGGCCAAGCTGCGCAAGCTGTCGATCGCGCAGCGCCAGATGGTCGAGATCTGCAAGGCGCTGATGCGCAACGCGCGCGTGATCGCGCTCGACGAGCCGACCAGCTCGCTCTCGCACCGCGAGACCGAGGTGCTGTTCAAGCTGGTCGAGGACCTGCGCGCCGAGGGCCGCGCGCTGATCTACATCTCGCACCGCATGGACGAGATCTACCGGCTCTGCGACGCCTGCACGATCTTCCGCGACGGCCGCCGCATCGCCTCGCACGCCGTGCTGGCCGAGGTGCCGCGCGAGCAGCTGGTGAGCCAGATGGTCGGCCGCGAGATCAACGACATCTATCACTACCGGCCGCGGCCGCTCGGCCAGACGCGGCTCGAGGTCAAGGCGCTGGCCGGCGACGCGCTCAAGGCGCCGGCCGACTTCTCGGTGCGCGCGGGCGAGATCGTCGGTTTCTTCGGCCTGGTCGGCGCGGGGCGCAGCGAGCTGATGCGCGTGATCTACGGCGCCGATCGCAAGCGCGGCGGCGCGCTGGTGCTCGACGGCAAGCCGATCGAGATCCGCCGCACCGGCGACGCGATCCGCCACGGCATCGTGCTGTGTCCGGAGGATCGCAAGGAGGAGGGCATCGTCGCGATGGCGACGGTCGCCGAGAACATCAATATCAGCTGCCGCCGCCATTCGTTGCGCGCCGGCATGTTCCTGAACGGACGCAAGGAAGCCGAGACGGCCGAGCGCTTCATCAAGCTGCTCAAGATCAAGACGCCGAGCCGCCGGCAGAAGATCCGCTTCCTGTCGGGCGGCAACCAGCAGAAGGCGATCCTGTCGCGCTGGCTGGCCGAGCCCGACCTGAAGGTGGTGATCCTCGACGAGCCGACGCGCGGCATCGACGTGGGCGCCAAGAACGAGATCTACCAGGTGATCTACGAGCTGGCCGAGCGCGGCTGCGCGATCGTGATGGTGTCCTCGGAGCTGCCCGAGGTGCTCGGCGTGTCCGATCGCATCGTGGTGATGCGCGAGGGCAGGATCGCGGGCGAGGTCACGCGCGAGGGGGCGAACGAACAGGTGGTGCTGAATCTGGCGCTGCCGCAGGGGCCGGCCGAGCAGGCCGCTTGA
- a CDS encoding SDR family NAD(P)-dependent oxidoreductase, which yields MNQAITADAAQGARYPSLTDRAVLITGGATGIGAAFVEHFAAQGARVGFLDLDAEAGAALAERLTESRHAPVFVAADITDIDALRRAIVELRARTGPIAVLLNNAANDKRHSIEEVTPESFDAAIAVNLRHQFFAAQAVIEDMKSLGGGSIINLGSISWMLKNGGYPVYATSKAAIQGLTRTLARDLGPFGIRVNALVPGWVMTDKQRRLWLDDAGRAAIKAGQCIDAELLPDDLARTALFLAADDSRMMTAQDVVVDGGWA from the coding sequence ATGAATCAAGCGATCACGGCCGATGCCGCGCAGGGCGCGCGCTACCCGAGCCTGACCGACCGCGCGGTGCTGATCACGGGCGGCGCCACCGGCATCGGCGCGGCTTTCGTCGAGCACTTCGCCGCGCAGGGCGCGCGGGTGGGTTTCCTCGACCTCGACGCCGAGGCCGGCGCGGCACTGGCCGAGCGCCTCACGGAGTCGCGCCACGCGCCGGTGTTCGTGGCGGCCGACATCACCGATATCGACGCGTTGCGGCGCGCGATCGTCGAGCTGCGCGCGCGCACCGGCCCGATCGCGGTGCTGCTCAACAACGCGGCCAACGACAAGCGCCACAGCATCGAGGAAGTCACCCCCGAGTCGTTCGACGCGGCGATCGCGGTCAACCTGCGGCACCAGTTCTTCGCCGCGCAGGCCGTGATCGAGGACATGAAGTCGCTCGGCGGCGGCTCGATCATCAATCTCGGCTCGATCAGCTGGATGCTCAAGAACGGCGGTTATCCCGTCTACGCCACCTCGAAGGCCGCGATCCAGGGGCTCACGCGCACCCTGGCGCGCGACCTCGGCCCATTCGGGATCCGCGTCAACGCGCTGGTGCCGGGCTGGGTGATGACCGACAAGCAGCGCCGGCTGTGGCTCGACGATGCGGGCCGCGCGGCGATCAAGGCCGGGCAGTGCATCGATGCCGAGCTGCTGCCCGACGACTTGGCGCGCACGGCGCTGTTTCTCGCCGCCGACGACAGTCGTATGATGACGGCCCAGGACGTCGTCGTCGACGGCGGCTGGGCCTGA
- a CDS encoding ribonuclease: MTRKWLRNGALASVFALIALGSAGLPAGGPVSSAYAREIAPTGAAVGTIATSALPREAVTTLGLIASGGPYPYSKDGVVFGNFERILPKMRRGYYHEYTVPTPRARNRGAKRIVCGGPLRRIDNCYYSDDHYASFKRIVE, encoded by the coding sequence ATGACACGCAAGTGGCTCCGCAACGGCGCGCTCGCGTCCGTCTTCGCGCTCATCGCACTGGGTAGCGCCGGCTTGCCGGCGGGCGGTCCGGTTTCTTCCGCCTACGCACGGGAAATCGCGCCCACGGGCGCGGCGGTCGGTACGATTGCGACCTCCGCGCTGCCGCGCGAAGCCGTGACGACGCTCGGGCTGATTGCTTCAGGTGGCCCTTATCCGTATTCGAAAGACGGCGTCGTGTTCGGCAACTTCGAGCGCATCCTGCCGAAGATGCGGCGCGGCTATTACCATGAGTACACGGTGCCGACGCCCCGCGCGCGCAATCGCGGCGCGAAACGGATCGTCTGCGGCGGGCCGCTGCGCCGGATCGACAACTGTTACTACTCCGACGACCACTACGCCAGTTTTAAACGTATTGTTGAATGA
- the pyrF gene encoding orotidine-5'-phosphate decarboxylase has translation MSAPLTFIDTLRAAWQRTNSLLCVGLDPEPTRFPAQFANRPEAIFDFCREIVDATAPYASAFKPQIAYFAAHRAEDQLERLIAHIHLQHPGLPVILDAKRGDIGSTAEQYAREAFERYRADAVTVNPYMGYDSIEPYLAYEDKGVVVLCRTSNPGGSDLQFLETGGRPLYQVVAELAATRWNAKTGQLSLVVGATFPKEIEIVRGIVGEMPLLIPGIGAQGGDVQATVAAGRTADGGGMMINSSRAILYASKDEDFAEAAARVAQTTRDTINAHR, from the coding sequence ATGTCCGCTCCGCTGACCTTCATCGATACGCTGCGCGCCGCCTGGCAGCGCACGAATTCCCTGCTCTGCGTCGGTCTCGATCCCGAACCGACGCGCTTTCCCGCCCAGTTCGCGAACCGCCCCGAGGCGATCTTCGATTTCTGCCGCGAGATCGTCGACGCGACCGCGCCCTACGCGAGCGCCTTCAAGCCGCAGATCGCCTACTTCGCCGCGCATCGCGCCGAGGACCAGCTCGAGCGGCTGATCGCCCACATCCACCTGCAGCACCCGGGCCTGCCCGTGATCCTCGACGCCAAGCGCGGCGACATCGGCAGCACCGCCGAGCAATACGCGCGCGAGGCCTTCGAGCGCTACCGGGCCGATGCCGTGACGGTCAATCCTTACATGGGCTACGACTCGATCGAGCCCTACCTGGCCTACGAGGACAAGGGCGTGGTGGTGCTGTGCCGGACCTCGAACCCGGGCGGCTCGGACCTGCAGTTCCTCGAGACCGGCGGCCGCCCGCTCTACCAGGTGGTGGCCGAGCTGGCCGCCACGCGCTGGAATGCGAAGACCGGCCAGCTCTCGCTGGTGGTCGGCGCGACCTTCCCGAAGGAGATCGAGATCGTGCGCGGCATCGTCGGCGAGATGCCGCTTCTGATTCCCGGCATCGGCGCGCAGGGCGGCGACGTGCAGGCGACGGTGGCCGCCGGCCGCACGGCCGACGGCGGCGGCATGATGATCAACTCCTCGCGCGCGATCCTCTACGCGAGCAAGGACGAGGACTTCGCCGAGGCCGCCGCGCGCGTCGCGCAGACCACGCGCGACACCATCAACGCGCATCGTTGA
- a CDS encoding CinA family protein, translating into MPTDSVVHQLAIRAGNKLRDEHLMLATAESCTGGMIATAITDISGSSGWFERGFVTYSNQAKSEMIGVPPELIERHGAVSEPVARAMAEGALRNSRAQVALSVTGIAGPGGGSELKPVGTVSFGWSNRLHTEVETLVFRGDREQIRVQAATHALRGLLKLLDERER; encoded by the coding sequence ATGCCGACCGATTCCGTCGTCCACCAGCTCGCGATCCGCGCCGGCAACAAGCTGCGCGACGAACACCTGATGCTCGCCACCGCCGAGTCCTGCACCGGCGGCATGATCGCGACCGCGATCACCGACATCTCCGGCAGCAGCGGCTGGTTCGAGCGCGGCTTCGTGACCTACTCGAACCAGGCCAAGAGCGAGATGATCGGCGTGCCGCCCGAGCTGATCGAGCGGCACGGCGCGGTCAGCGAGCCGGTCGCGCGCGCGATGGCCGAAGGCGCGCTGCGCAACAGCCGCGCCCAGGTCGCGCTGTCGGTGACCGGCATCGCCGGGCCGGGCGGCGGCTCGGAGCTCAAGCCGGTCGGCACCGTCTCGTTCGGCTGGAGCAACCGCCTGCATACCGAGGTCGAGACCCTGGTGTTCCGCGGCGATCGCGAACAGATCCGCGTGCAGGCCGCCACCCACGCGCTGCGCGGCCTGCTCAAGCTGCTCGACGAGCGCGAGCGTTGA